AGCAGGCCCTTGAAATCGCAGGCGGCGATCTCGCCGGCGGCCTCGGCCTGGGTCAGGAACTCGCCCACCGTGGCCTTCAGCAGCGGCTTGCCGGGCAGGGCGTCGCCCATCAGCAGCAGCGGCGACTGGCGCGCCAGCTGCCGGGTCAGGGCCACGAACTCGCGGTCCGGCAGCAGCCGCTCCAGCACCGCATCCACCAGACGCTGCAGGCGCTCCTGCAGGCGGTAGCCGGCCAGGCCCTTGGTCTTGAGCGTCTGCGCCACCGCCTCGGCCACCGCCAGCTCGTAATAGCCCAGCACCAGCTTCTCCTTGCTGGGGAAGTATTTGTAGATGGTGGCGTCGCCCAGGCCGGCGGCGCGCGCGATCTGCTTCATGCTGGTGGCCTCATAGCCCTGGCGGCTCATCAGCTCCACCGCGGCGGCCAGGATCAGGCGCTGGTTCTTGTCCTGCTGCGACTTGGATATCTTCATTTGCTATCCATTAATTTGAATATTTATCAATTGAATGAATAGTACGTATACAAAACGAGCGCCGCAAGCGGGATCGGCTTGAATTTGTTCGCACGGTCGTGCTAAATTACGACTCATCATGGAAGCCAAGACCGAACGCAGCGAGCTGACCCAGAGTGCCATCGTCGACATGGCGCTGGAGATGGCCGCGCTGGACGGCCTCGACAGCCTCAGCATCGGCGAGGTGGCGAAGCGCCTGAACCTCTCCAAGAGCGGGGTGTTCTCGCGCATCGGCTCGCGCGAGGGCTTGCAGAAGGCGGTGCTGGACGAGTTCGACCGGCGCTTCCAGCAGGACATCCTGCTGCCCGCGCTGCGCGAGCCGCGCGGCCTGCCGCGCCTGGACGCCATCATGCGCGCCTGGCTGGCGCGCGCCACCCGCACCGGCTCACGCGGCGCCTGCCTCTATGTGGCCGGTGCCTTCGAGTTCGACGACCGCGACGGCCCCTTGCGCGAGCTGCTGCTGACCGGCGTGAGCCGCTGGCGCCAGGCGCTGCGGCGCAGCGTGCTGCAGGCCCAGGAGGCCGGCCATCTGCGTGCCGATGCCGATCTGGAACAGCTGGTGTTCGAGCTCGACGGACTGTTCACCGCCCTGGTGCGCGAGGCCCGCTTCCTGCGCAACCCCGAGGCCGAGTCGCGCGGCTGGGCCAGCTACCAGCGCCTCATCCAGCACTACAAGGCCTGAGACCATGCGATCCGCTACGCATTTTTCCTTTCCCGCATTTCGCACGGTCGTGCGCAATGTTTTCACCACGCCAAGGAGCCTGCCATGCTGAGCCTGCTCGCGATCCTGTTCTTCATCGTCATGGCGCTGTGGCGCCTGCTGCGCGCCTGGCGCCAGCTGTGGCGCGGCATCCCGCGCAGCAATCGCGATTTCTCGCCCTTCTTTCCCGGCTGAGGCGGGCCCATGAACACGCGCGTCAAATCCAATCCCGCCAGCCTGTTCTATGCCGGGGGCCTGAGCCTGCGCCTGCTGCGCGCGGGCCTGGGCCTGCTGCAGGGGCCGGCGCCCGGGCTCAGCGCACGCCTGGCCTTCGGCCTGTTCAGCACGCCGCTGCCGCTCAAATGGGGGCAGCGCAAGCCCCTGCCCGCGCCCTGGGTGGCCCAGCCCTGGGAGTTGATGGGCCAGCGCCTGTGCGCCTGGCGCCATGCCGAGGCCGCCGCCGCGCCGGCCAGGCCGCGCGTGCTGCTGGTGCATGGCTGGGGCGGTGGCGCCGGCCAGATGCGTGCGCTGGCCGAGCAGCTCTGGCTGGGCGGCATGGACCCGATCCTGCTTGACATGCCCGCGCATGGCTACAGCGCCGGCTGGCGCACCCATATGCCGCAGTTTCTGCAGACCCTGCATGCCGCGGCGCAGCATTTCGGCCCCCTGCAGGGCGCGGTGGCGCATTCGATCGGCGCGCTGGCGCTGAGTCATGCCGCGGCGCGCGGCCTGCCGGTGCAGCGCCTGGCCCTGATCGCCTGCTCGGCCCCGCCGCGCCAGGTGCTCGGCTGGTTCGGCCATGCCTTCGGCCTGCGCGAGACGGTGCTGCAGCGCCTGCGGGCCCGCCTGGTGCAGCTGGGCGGCACCGGCCTGGAGACCTTCGAACCCGCCTGGCTGGGTGCCCACCTGCGCCAGCCCACCCTGCTGGTACACGATCGCGACGATCGTGCCGCCCCGCTCAAGCAGGCCCTGGCCCTGCATAAGGCGCTGCCAATCGCACAGCTGCAGCTCACCGATGGCCTAGGGCACCGGCGCATCCTGCAGGACGCCGCCGTGGCCCGGGCCGTGCTCCGCCACCTGCAGCCCGCCATCTGACGACAAATTGCACAGATTGCGCCGGCCAAGTGTCGGGCTATGCTGAACTTCCCTAGGCGCCGCGCGCGGCCGCTTCACTACACTGCGCCCGGCATGCAGAGGAGAGCGCGCGGTGGATCTGGGCAAAAAGAGCGTGTTTGCGGTCCCGTCATGGCGCCCGCAAACATGCTCTATTGCACGGTCCGGGGCTGCGACCAGGGCCGCGGCATTCAAGATGTCGTGCCGGGCGTCGATAGGGCAGAGGATGAGCAAGGCTTTCTTGGCTGACGCAGGAGCTCGCGCGCCCGGTGCCACACCGGTAGGCGCTGCCTGCCTGCGTCTGGCGCTGAGCCTCGGCCTGGCGCTGGGCCTGCAGGCCTGCCAGCCGCCGGCCGCGCCGGTGGCACCATCGGCCTCCGCACCTAGTGCCGTCGGCCAGCTGCGCGGCAGCAGCGCGAGCTGGGCGGCGCTGGAACAGATCGAGCGGCACGACATCGCCCTGCCCAGGCAGGATGCCGAGGCCCTGCAGAGCCTGCTGGAACAACTGCCGGCCGGCAGCGCCGAACGCCTGGAGGCGCTCAGCCTGCGCGCGACCCTGCTGGCCAACCTGGGCGACCGTACCGGGCTCGACCAGATCCTGCACGAGCTCGAGCAATGGCCCAAGGAGGCGCTGCGCCCGGCCGCGCAACTGGCCGCCAAGCTCGCACGCGCCACCCAGTTTTCCAAGAACGGCGAGCTGGCCGCGGCCAGCCAGGCCCTCGCGGGTCTGGCCGCCTACCGGCCCGGCCCGGTCGAGGCTGGCCTGCTGTGGCGCGCCCAGCTGCGCCTGTCCAAGGTGATGGGCGACCGCGGCGAGATGGACGAGGCCATCAACGGCGGGCTGGCCGCGCTCAAGCTGGCCGAGGGCATGGACTCGCACTGGCGCCGCGCCGTCTCGCTGGCCAATCTGTCTTTCGCCTACTTCCGCGCCCAGCAACAGGAGCGCGCCACCGCCACCGTCGCCCAAGCGCTTGCCGAGGTCCAGCTGGATCCCGATCCGGCCACGCTGAATGCGGTGCAGACCTCGCGCTTCATCGTCTATGCCGACCAGGGCGATGGCCGCGTCGCCCTGGAAGCGCACGCACAGGCGCTCGCCGCGGCACGCCAGATGAAGTCCGACACGCTGGTGTCGCTGGCGCTCGGCAACTCGGCCGACTACTACCTCAGGCGCGGCAACTATGCCAAGGCCTTGCAGATGGCGCAGGAGAGCCTGGTGCTGGCCCGGCAGACCCATGACGTGCCCGCCGAGACGCTGGCGCGCCACAACGCCGGCATCGCCAAGATCGGCCTGCACCGGGTGGAAGAGGGCAAGCGCGAGGTCATGCAGGCGATTGCGATGGACGAGCAGCGCGAGGCCACCGCCTATGCCGCCGACGGCTGGCTGGAGCTGGGCAGCTATCTGGAGCGCGCCGCAGATCTGGGCGGGGCGATCCAGGCCTATCACCAGGCGCGCCGGCTTTCCGATCTGGTGCTGCGCGAAGAGAACCGCAAGGCCGTGCTGGAAGCGCAGGCGCGCTACGACGACGAGCAGCGCGCCAAGGAGATCGCCCTGCTCAACCATGACAACAGCCTCAAGGAAGAGCAGATCACGGCGCGCGACCTGCAGCTCAAGCTGTGGGGCGCACTGGGCGGCTGCGTGCTGGTCTCGGCGGCGCTGCTAAGCCTGGCCTACCGCCGCGTGCGCAAGACCAATCTGGCCCTCAAGAACACCAACGAATCGCTGCGCATCCAGAGCGAGCGCGACCCGCTCACCGGGCTGGCGAACCGGCGCCATTTCCAGGCCGCCATCAAGCGCCTGGCCGACCAGGGCCGGCTCTCGGGCACGGTGTTCCTGATCGACATCGACCACTTCAAGCGCGTCAACGACGTGCATGGCCACGCGGCCGGCGACTCGGTGCTGATCGAGGTGGCACAGCGCCTGCGCCACACGCTGCGCGAGCAGGACCTGGTGGTGCGCTGGGGCGGCGAGGAATTCCTCATCGTGGTGGCCTCGCGCGCCGCCGACGATGCCCGCCTGCTGGCCCAGCGCCTGCTGGATCAGATCGGCCAGCAGGCCGTGCAACATGGCGGTCAGGCCATCGGCGTGACGGCCTCGATCGGCTTCGCCAGCTTCCCGCTCGCGCCGCACAACCTGGCGGTCAACTGGGAGCGTGCCATCGACCTGGTGGACACCGTCATGTACATGGCCAAGGCGCATGGCCGCAACCGGGCCTATGGCATCGAGAGCATGGAAGCCGACGACGAAGACAGCCTGCAGGATCTCGCCGGCCGCATGGAGGCGGCCTGGCACGAGGGCCGGGTGCAGCTCTGCAGCCTGCAGGGGCCGCAGGCCGAGGAGGCCGCATGAGGGGCGGCTTCACCGGGGCCGCCCTGCTGGCCTTGCTGGCCTGCTGCGGCCCGGCGCGGGCCCAGGCCTTCGACGCCGAACTCGACGCCCGACTGGCGCCGGTGGCGCGCCTGGCCTTCAACCATCCGGAGGCCGGCCTGCAGGTGCTGGAGCGCCTGCAGAAGGAGAAGCATGGCGGCGGCGCCGAGTCCGACCATTGGCAGTTTGAACTGGCGCGCGCGCGCCTGCTGCTGGCCGCGGGCGAGGTACGCCAGGCCCAGGAGCTGGCCGAGAAACTGGCGCGCCGCGCCGAAGACCATGCCAAGCTGCTGCGCGCCGAGATCGCCGAGCGCGGTGCCCAGGGCGACCTGGCCGCCGAGCTGGCGCAGCAAAGCCTGCAGGGCCTGGAGCGCGGCTGCTCGCGCAGCCAGCCGGCCGAGAGCGTGGCCAGGGGCGGCTGCGATTTCCGCGCCACCTGGGCGGCGCTGCGCATCCTGCAGCGCCACCAGATCAATCGCGGCGAGCTGGCCTTCGCCAACAACAGCAACAGCTTCGCGCTGGCGCTGGCCCAGGCCGGGCACGACAACCTGCTGAGCGTGATCAGCCTGGGCGACCTGGCCCTGGTCGAGCAGCTGCAGGACCAGGCCGACGGCGTGCGCCGCCACATCACGCTGGCGCTGCAGACCGCGCAGGGCGACGCCCAGGCCATGGGGCGGGTGAAGGTCTACGAGGCCGCGCTGGCGGCGCGCCGGCGCGAGCCCGCCGTGCAACTCAAGCTGCTGGAAGAGGCCTTGCGCTATGCCACCGAGGCCGATGCCACGCGCGACGTGGCGCAGGTGCAGGGCAATCTGGTCGACTCCTATATGCACCAGGGCGAGCCCGCCAAGGCGGTGGCGATGGCCAGGCTGGCGCTGCCGGTGATCACGCGCTTCCGCGATTTGCGCTTGGAACGCACGCTGCGCCACAACCTCTCGGTGGCGCTGGTGCTGCTCAAGCAGTTCGATGCCGCCCGCCAGGAGATCGCGCGCGTGGACGTGCTGCGCCAGAGCCAGACCGACGGCGCCCAGCGCGTCACCGAGCTGCGTGAGCTGGGTCAGGCCTACGCCGACGCCGGCCAGGCCAAGGAGGCCATCCGCCTCTACCACGAGGAGCGCCAGCTCAGCGCCGAGGTGGCGGCGCGCAACCGCGAGGCCTCGCTGCAGCAGCTGCGCCTGAAGTACGACAGCGAGGGCAAGCAGCGCGACCTGCAGCTGCTGGCGCGCGAGAACGCCATCAAGGAGCAGCAGCTCGTCAACCGCAACCGCGCCAGCCAGGTGGGCGTGGCGCTGGCGGTGCTGCTGGGCCTGTCGATGCTGCTGGTGGGCTGGATGCTGCTGCGCGTGCGCGATGCCAACCGCAAGCTCAAGGCCAAGCAGGCCCTGCTGCGCGCCCAGAGCGAGCGCGACCCGCTCACCGAGCTGGCGAACCGGCGCCACTTCCTGGGCGTGATGGCCCAGCAGGAGGCCGACCGCTTCGAGGGCGCCCTGCTGATGGTCGACATCGACCACTTCAAGCATGTCAACGACCAGCATGGCCATGCCGCGGGCGACATCGTGATCTGCGAGGTGGCGCGGCGCATCACCCAGGCGGTGCGCAACGAGGATCTGGTGGTGCGCTGGGGCGGCGAGGAATTCCTGGTGTTCGCGCCCGGCGTGCCGCAGAGCCAGCTGCCGCAGCTGGCCGAGCGCATCCTGTTCGGCGTGGGCAGCACGCCGGTGCAGGTCGAGAGCGGCCCGCTGCAGGTGAGCGTCTCGATCGGCTATGCGCATTTCCCGCTGCCGCCCTCCAAGCTCAAGCTGCACTGGGAGCAGGCGGTGAACTGGGCCGACATGGCGCTCTACACCGCCAAGGCCCAGGGCCGCAACCGCGCGGTCGGCATCGTCACCGTGCTGGCGCAGGACAGCGACGCGCTGCTGCAGATCGAGGCCGACTTCGACGCCGCCTGCTCGTCCGAGCGCGTCAGCCTGCAGCAGGTGGCGGGGCCGCCGCGCTGGCAGCACTCGAGCCAGTTCTTCGGCCAATAGTGGAAGCCCCAGGGCGGGGCGCTCGGGCTTGCGCCCATACTGGTGCGCATGAGCACCATCAAGCGCCGTGAACTGCTGGGCTTGGCCGCCCTGAGCATCAGCCCCTGGTCGCTGGCACAGGCGCCCTGGCCGAGCCGGCCACTGCGCATCGTCGTGCCCTTCGCCCCCGGCGGCACCACCGACCTGCTGGCACGTGCCATCGCTCCCGAGCTGCAGAAGGCCCTGGGCCAGCCCGTGGTGGTGGAGAACAAGCCCGGCGCGGGCGGCAACCTGGGCGCCGCCGAGGTCGCCAAGTCTACCGACGGCCATACCCTGCTGATGGGCACGGTGGGCACGCATGCGATCAACCAGGCGCTCTACCCCAAGCTGCCCTACGACCCGGTGAAGGATTTCTCGCCCGTCACCCTGGTGGCGGCGGTGCCCAATGTGCTTGTGCTGAATCCGGCCCGGGCCCAGCATTACGGCATCAGTTCGGTGGCCGATCTGGTGCGGGTGGCGCGCGCCAACCCCGGCAAGCTGAACATGGCGTCCAGCGGCAACGGCACCTCCATCCACCTGGCCGGCGAACTGTTCAAGAGCATGACCGGCAGCTTCATGCTGCACTTCCCCTACCGCGGCTCCGGCCCGGCGCTGATGGATCTGATGGCCGGCAACACCGACCTGATGTTCGACAACCTGCCCTCGGCGCTGCCGCAGATCAGGGCCGGCAAGCTCAAGGCCCTGGCCGTCACCAGCGCGCAGCGCAGCGAGGCGGTGCCCGAGCTGCCCACCGTCGAGGAGGCCGGCGGCGCGGCGCTGAAGGGCTACGAGGCCAGCTCCTGGTTCGGCCTGCTCGCGCCGGCCAGCATGCCCGCCGAACAGGTGGCGCGGCTGCAGCGCGAGGTCTCCAGGTCGCTCGCCAACCCGGCCATCAAGGAACGCATGGCCTCGCAGGGCGCGATCGCCAGCGGCAACACGAGCGCCGAGTTCGCCGCCCTGATCGCCAGCGAGACCGCCAAATGGGCCAAGGTGGTGAAGGCCTCGGGCGCCAAGGTCGATTGATATTCGACAAGCGGCGCCGGGAACCGCCTTCCTACACTGGAGCGGCAACAGGGGATCCCGCCATGGCCGACGCACATATCCGCAGCTTCTACGACGCCGCCACCGCCACCGTCACCCATGTGGTGAACTGCCCGGTCACCAGGCGCGCCGCCATCATCGACAGCGTGCTGGACTACGACCCCAAGGCGGGCCGCGTCTCGCATCTGAGCGCCGACCTGATCGCCGCCTGGGTGCGCGAGGAGGGGCTGACGGTGGATTGGCTGCTGGAGACCCATTGCCATGCCGACCACCTCTCGGCCGCGCCCTATCTGCAGCAGCGCCTGGGCGGGCGCATCGGCATCGGCGCCCATATCACCGCGGTGCAGCAGGTCTTTCGCAAGCTCTTCAACGACCCCGCCATCCCCACCGATGGCCAGCCCTTCGACCATCTGTTCGCCGACGGCGAGCGCTTCCAGCTCGGCGAGCTGAGCTTCGAGGTGCTGCACACCCCCGGCCACACGCCGGCCTGCGTGAGCTACAAGGTGGGCGACGAGGTCTTCATCGGCGACACCCTCTTCATGCCCGACTACGGCAGCGCGCGCTGCGATTTCCCGGGCGGCGATGCGGCCACGCTGTACCGCTCGGTGCAGCGCCTGCTGGCCCTGCCGGGCCACACGCGCCTGCATCTGTGCCACGACTACCCGCCCGCCAGCCGGCCGGCGATGTGGGTCAGCACCGTGGATGACCAGCTGGCCCACAACGTGCACCTGCACCGCGGCGTCGGCGAGGACGATTTCGTGGCGATGCGCAAGTCGCGCGACCGCAGCCTGCAGATGCCGCAGCTGCTGCTGCCGGCGGTGCAGGTGAATGTGCGAGGTGGGTGCCTGCCCGAACCGGAAGACAATGGGAGACGCTATTTGAAGATCCCCCTGAATGCACTTTGACCTGTCCGGCTGGCGCGACTACCGACAACGCCTTCTGCAAGACGATCTGCTCGCCGCGTTGGTGGTGAGCGTGCTGCTGATTCCGCAAAGCCTGGCCTATGCCATGCTGGCCGGCCTGCCCGCCCAGGTGGGCCTGTATGCCAGCCTGCTGCCGCTGCTGTTCTATGCCGCGCTGGGTTCCAGCCCCTTTCTGGCGGTGGGCCCGGTGGCGGTGCTGGCGCTGATGATTGCGCAGACCCTGGGCCTGGCCCCCGCGGGCGTGAGCCCCGGGGAGGCGGCCCTGGTGCTGGCGGCCGAGATCGGCCTGATCCTGGCCCTGGCAGCGGCGCTGCGTCTGGACGCCCTGGCCGCGCTGCTGAGCGTGCCGGTGCTGCACGGCTTCGAGACCGGCGCCACCCTCACGATTGCCGCCAGCCAGCTGCCGGTGCTGTTGGGCAGCCCGGCCCAGGGCTTCGACCTGCCGACCATTCTGCAAAGCGCCGCCGCCAGCGGCTGGACGCTCAAACCCGTGACCGCCGCCTTCGGCCTGGGCGCGCTGGCCCTGCTGGTGCTGGCCCGGCAAGGCCTGACCCCGGTGCTGGCGCGGCTGGCGCCGCTGCTGCTGCTGTTATGCATGATGGCGCTCGCCTGGCGCAGCGATGCGCTCGGCCATGGCGTCAGCCTGGTGGGCCAGCTGCCGCCCCTGCACCTGCCGTTCACGCTGCCGCGGCTGCAGGCCGAGCTCTGGTGGGCGCTGCTGCCGGGCGCAGCGGTGATCGCGCTGGTGGGCTATGTCAGCAGCCTGGTGGTGGCGGAGTCGCTGGCGCGGCGCCATGCCCAGCGCGTCACGCCGCGGCGCGAGCTGATGGGCCTGGCGGCCGCCAATCTGGCCGCCGCCCTGAGCGGCGGCATGCCGGTGGCGGCGAGCTTCTCGCGCAGCGTGCTGATGAGCGATGCCGGCGCGCGCACCCGCGTGGCCGGCGTGCTGGTGGCCTTCTTCATGGCCATGGCCATGCTGCTGCTGGCGCCCGCGCTGGCCTGGCTGCCCAAGTCGGTGCTGGCGGCCACCATCATGGTGGCGGTGCTCTCGGGGCTCAAGCTGGGCCCCTATGCGCAGGCCTGGCGCTATGCCCGACCCGAGTGCCTGCTGATGCTGGGCGTCACCCTGCTGGTGCTGTGCTGGGGCGTGACCGGTGCGCTGGGCCTGGGCGTGCTGGGCTCCATCGCCCTGCTGCTGCAGCGCACCGCGCGCCCCCATGTGGCCTTGATCGGCCGCGTGCCGGGCACTGAGCATTACCGCAACGTGGGCCGCTACCAGGTCGAATGCCAGCCCGGCGTGCTGGGCCTGCGCATCGACGAAAGCCTGCTGTTCACCAATGTGCGCAACCTCAGCGACGTGGTGCAGGGCCATCTGGACCACCACCCCGAGGCCAGGCGGGTGGTGCTGCTGATGTCGCCGGTGAACGGCATCGATTTCAGCGGCCTGGAGGCGCTGCGCGAGCTGCACGACACGCTCGCGCGCCAGGGCGTTCGCCTGGATCTCAGCGAGGTCAAGGGCCCGGTGCTGGACCGCCTGAAGGCGAGCGACTGGCAGCGCTGGTTCAAGGGCCGGCTCTATCTCAGCCACCACCATGGCATGGTGGATGGCCTGCAGCAGGCGCCCGACTGGGTCAGCCCCTGAGCCCTGCCGGTTTCAGCGCTCGGCCAGCGCCAGCTTCAGGCCGAAGCCGACGAACATCGCGCCGATGGCGCGGTTCAGCCAGGCCGTCCAGCGGCCGGGCAGGCGCACGCGCCGGCTCGCCATGGCGGTGCTCCAGGCCAGGAAGTGGCACCACAGCATGCCGTTGAAATCGAAGATCGCACCCAGCACGATGAAGGCCAGCGCCTTGTGCTCGGCGTCCGGGGCGATGAACTGCGGCACGAAGGCGAGGAAGAACAGCGCCACCTTGGGGTTCAGCAGATTGGTCCAGAAGCCCTGGGCAAAGATCTTGCGATAAGGCAGGGCCGGCGGCGGCGGCGCCTCGGCGGCCGCCGCCGGCTTGCCGCGCGCCAGCAGCATGCCGGCCCCCACATAGAGCAGGTAGGCCGCGCCCAGCAGCTTGATGAGGCCGAAAGCGGTGGCCGAGGTGGCGAGCAGGGCCGAGAGCCCCAGCGCCGCCGCCAGGATGTGCACGATGGTGCCCGCGCCGATGCCCAGCGCCGCCGCCGAGCCGGCGCGCCAGCCCTGGGTGGCGCTGCGCGCCATGATGAGGACGGAGTCCGGGCCCGGCGCGATGTTCAGCAGCAGGCCGGAGACGATGAACAAGCCCAGATCGTGGATGCCCAGCATGGGTGGTGTTTCCTTCTCCAAAGGCAGGCAGTCTACGGTAACCTAGGGGCCTGTTGACGCTACGCCAGGGAGCCTGCCAGCGGCGAGCCGCGGCACCACGTACATGGCCATGGCACGCCTGTCCTGCTTGCGCGCGCTGACGAGGCTTGCCCTGCTGGCCGGCCTGCTGCTGGCGCCCGCCTTCGCGCAGGCGCAGAGCGCGGCCATGCAGACCCTGCGCTTCCAGCATCTGCGCGGCGAGCAGGGCCTGCCGGACGACTCGGTGACCGCGATGCTGCAGGACCAGCGCGGCTTCATGTGGCTGGGCACGGTGGCCGGGCTGGCGCGCTACGACGGCCGGCGCATGAAGCTGTTCGGCTCCGAGCCCGAGCAGGCCGCCAGCCTCAGCCATGCCTTCGTGCTGGCGCTGCTGGCGGATGGCGCGGGCGGCATGTGGGTGGGCACGGCGCGCGGCCTCGACCATCTGGACTGGGGCAGCGAGCGCATCCGCCGCCACGAGCTACCCGCCTGGATGAGCGCCCAGCAGCGGCGCGTGTTCGCGCTCGCCCCGAATGGCAGCGGCCGCCTCTGGCTGGCCACCATGGGCGGCCTGCTGCGCTACGACATCCGCAGCGGCGAGGCCGAGCGGGTCGGCAGCGGCGGCGCTGACGCCGCGACGGCCGATGAAACCGCAAGAGCCCTGCTGCCGGACGGCAGCGGCGGAGTCTGGGTCGGGCAGGGGGCACGCGTCCGGCATCTGGACGCCGCGGGCCGCGAGCTGCAAAGCCTGGACGCCGCGGCCGCCAGTGGCGACGCCGTGCGCGGCACCGTGCGCAGCCTGCTGCTGGACCATCGTCATCGCCTCTGGGTCGGCACGCATGCGGGCGCGCAGATCTGGGAGCTCGGCGGCGCCGTGCCGCGCCTGCATGCCGATACCGCGCTGCTGCCCAAGCTGGGCGTGGTGTACGCGCTGCGCCAGGACGACGAGAAGACCGTCTGGCTGGGCTGCACCACCGGCCTGCTGCGCCTGCGCGACGCCGCGCCGCCGGCCGAGTGGTTCCGCCACCATCCGGCGCTGCCGAACAGCCTGGGCGGCGACTCCGTCGCCTCGCTGTTCCAGGACGAGGCCGGCACGCTGTGGGTCGGCACCTGGGGTTATGGCGTGAGCCTGGTGGACCTGCAGAGCCAGGGCTTCACCAGCTACCGCCACCTGCCCGATGTGGCCGACAGCCTGGCCCAGCCGGGCGTGATGGCGATCGTGCCGGATGGCCGCGCCCATGCCTGGGTAGGCACCTACGGCGCCGGCCTGAACCGCCTGCACCTGCCCAGCGGCCATGCCGAGCGCATCGCGCCGGCCGCCACCGGCATCGCCCGCATCAAGGCCCTGCTGCCCGAGGGTGCCGACCAGCTCTGGATCGGCGGCGAGGAGGGCCTGACGCGCTACGACATCCGCCTGAACCGCCACCAGCGCATCGCGCTGGACCACCGCACGCCGGCCGGCGCCTCGATCAGCTCGCTGCTGCGCGACCGCCAGGGCGAGGTCTGGGCCGGCAGCGCGGCCGGCCTGTACCGCATCGACGGCGCGGGCCGGCTGCGCAGCTACCGCGCCACCGGCAGCCCCGGTTCGCTCGCGCACGACACGGTGGACTGCCTGCTGGAAGACCGCGAGGGCCGGCTCTGGATCGGCACCAAGGGCGGCCTGCACCGTTGGCTGCCCGAGAGCGAGGGCTTCGAGCAACCGCTGCGGCCCAGCGCCGGCATCGCCAATCCGGCGCGCCTGAACATCCAGGCGCTGCGCCAGGACAGCCGCGGACGCATCTGGGTAGGCACCGACCTCGGCCTCTACGAGCTGCTGCAGGACGGGTCGGGCTGGACCCTGGCCTCCTGGCGCCAGACCCTGGGCATGCCGCCGGGCTGGATCAATGCGATCCAGGACGCCGTCGATGGCGAACTCTGGATGTCGGGCCAGCGCGGCCTGGTGCGCCTGCGCCCCGAGCAGCATCTGGCGCGCCTCTACCCCAGCCATGGCGGGCCCTTCGACGGCGTGTTCAGCTTCGGCGCGGCGGCGCGCAGCGAAGACGGCAGCCTGTTCTTCGGCGCGGCGGCGCTCTATGTCTTCAAGCCCGAGCTGCTGCGCGACAACCTCAGCCCGCCGCGCGTGGTGCTGTCGGACCTGCTGGTCTTCAACCGCTCGCTGCTGGCAGACGCGGGCCCGGGCGCCTCGGCAGCGGCCGCGCCAGGTGCCAGCATGGCCAGCGCGCCGCTGAGCCTGCAGGAGCTGGGCATAGACGGGCCCTTGCACGAGGCGCAGGCGCTGCGGCTCTCGCACCGCGAGGCGATGGTGAGCCTGGAGTTCGCAGCCTTGAGCTTCTACGACCACGCGCTCAACCAATACGCCTGGATGCTGGAGGGCTTCGACAAGGAAT
This portion of the Paucibacter sediminis genome encodes:
- a CDS encoding TetR/AcrR family transcriptional regulator, which produces MKISKSQQDKNQRLILAAAVELMSRQGYEATSMKQIARAAGLGDATIYKYFPSKEKLVLGYYELAVAEAVAQTLKTKGLAGYRLQERLQRLVDAVLERLLPDREFVALTRQLARQSPLLLMGDALPGKPLLKATVGEFLTQAEAAGEIAACDFKGLLAGLFADYVFGLVVYWLQDESEEFSDTTQLTDLSLALLVLTLQSGLINKASELLGFVLRNQLARLLQGNAGGLLELLKLARSGLGAQTEPRS
- a CDS encoding TetR/AcrR family transcriptional regulator, giving the protein MEAKTERSELTQSAIVDMALEMAALDGLDSLSIGEVAKRLNLSKSGVFSRIGSREGLQKAVLDEFDRRFQQDILLPALREPRGLPRLDAIMRAWLARATRTGSRGACLYVAGAFEFDDRDGPLRELLLTGVSRWRQALRRSVLQAQEAGHLRADADLEQLVFELDGLFTALVREARFLRNPEAESRGWASYQRLIQHYKA
- a CDS encoding alpha/beta fold hydrolase, with the protein product MNTRVKSNPASLFYAGGLSLRLLRAGLGLLQGPAPGLSARLAFGLFSTPLPLKWGQRKPLPAPWVAQPWELMGQRLCAWRHAEAAAAPARPRVLLVHGWGGGAGQMRALAEQLWLGGMDPILLDMPAHGYSAGWRTHMPQFLQTLHAAAQHFGPLQGAVAHSIGALALSHAAARGLPVQRLALIACSAPPRQVLGWFGHAFGLRETVLQRLRARLVQLGGTGLETFEPAWLGAHLRQPTLLVHDRDDRAAPLKQALALHKALPIAQLQLTDGLGHRRILQDAAVARAVLRHLQPAI
- a CDS encoding GGDEF domain-containing protein, which encodes MADAGARAPGATPVGAACLRLALSLGLALGLQACQPPAAPVAPSASAPSAVGQLRGSSASWAALEQIERHDIALPRQDAEALQSLLEQLPAGSAERLEALSLRATLLANLGDRTGLDQILHELEQWPKEALRPAAQLAAKLARATQFSKNGELAAASQALAGLAAYRPGPVEAGLLWRAQLRLSKVMGDRGEMDEAINGGLAALKLAEGMDSHWRRAVSLANLSFAYFRAQQQERATATVAQALAEVQLDPDPATLNAVQTSRFIVYADQGDGRVALEAHAQALAAARQMKSDTLVSLALGNSADYYLRRGNYAKALQMAQESLVLARQTHDVPAETLARHNAGIAKIGLHRVEEGKREVMQAIAMDEQREATAYAADGWLELGSYLERAADLGGAIQAYHQARRLSDLVLREENRKAVLEAQARYDDEQRAKEIALLNHDNSLKEEQITARDLQLKLWGALGGCVLVSAALLSLAYRRVRKTNLALKNTNESLRIQSERDPLTGLANRRHFQAAIKRLADQGRLSGTVFLIDIDHFKRVNDVHGHAAGDSVLIEVAQRLRHTLREQDLVVRWGGEEFLIVVASRAADDARLLAQRLLDQIGQQAVQHGGQAIGVTASIGFASFPLAPHNLAVNWERAIDLVDTVMYMAKAHGRNRAYGIESMEADDEDSLQDLAGRMEAAWHEGRVQLCSLQGPQAEEAA
- a CDS encoding GGDEF domain-containing protein codes for the protein MRGGFTGAALLALLACCGPARAQAFDAELDARLAPVARLAFNHPEAGLQVLERLQKEKHGGGAESDHWQFELARARLLLAAGEVRQAQELAEKLARRAEDHAKLLRAEIAERGAQGDLAAELAQQSLQGLERGCSRSQPAESVARGGCDFRATWAALRILQRHQINRGELAFANNSNSFALALAQAGHDNLLSVISLGDLALVEQLQDQADGVRRHITLALQTAQGDAQAMGRVKVYEAALAARRREPAVQLKLLEEALRYATEADATRDVAQVQGNLVDSYMHQGEPAKAVAMARLALPVITRFRDLRLERTLRHNLSVALVLLKQFDAARQEIARVDVLRQSQTDGAQRVTELRELGQAYADAGQAKEAIRLYHEERQLSAEVAARNREASLQQLRLKYDSEGKQRDLQLLARENAIKEQQLVNRNRASQVGVALAVLLGLSMLLVGWMLLRVRDANRKLKAKQALLRAQSERDPLTELANRRHFLGVMAQQEADRFEGALLMVDIDHFKHVNDQHGHAAGDIVICEVARRITQAVRNEDLVVRWGGEEFLVFAPGVPQSQLPQLAERILFGVGSTPVQVESGPLQVSVSIGYAHFPLPPSKLKLHWEQAVNWADMALYTAKAQGRNRAVGIVTVLAQDSDALLQIEADFDAACSSERVSLQQVAGPPRWQHSSQFFGQ